The Corallococcus caeni genome includes a region encoding these proteins:
- a CDS encoding bifunctional riboflavin kinase/FAD synthetase, which translates to MKVFQSVSEAGRQLQGQALALGNFDGVHVGHQALFAEALRHAPANALTFQPHPGKVLQPDLAPKLITLLPRKLELLAACGLTHAVVQPFSRDYARNTPQDFEAALFDSLGVGHVVVGSDFTYGAQRAGTVTTLREAASRRGAQVHVVQPVHVDGVVASSSRIREYILEGRVGAARRLLGRPFDLDGTVVSGAGRGRTIGFPTANVDTQNELRPAPGVYAIRVRLLAEEGGPWRPGAANIGVKPTFGGTEVTIEAHLLDFSGDLYGKELRVQFLERLRPEQRFGSAAELVGQIKRDVEAARTVVARGDG; encoded by the coding sequence ATGAAGGTCTTCCAGTCCGTGTCCGAGGCGGGCCGCCAGCTTCAGGGGCAGGCCCTCGCGTTGGGCAACTTCGACGGCGTGCACGTGGGCCACCAGGCCCTCTTCGCCGAGGCGCTGCGCCACGCCCCCGCGAACGCGCTCACCTTCCAGCCCCACCCGGGCAAGGTGCTCCAGCCGGACCTGGCGCCCAAGCTCATCACCCTGCTGCCGCGCAAGCTGGAGTTGCTCGCCGCGTGCGGCCTCACCCACGCGGTGGTTCAGCCCTTCAGCCGCGACTACGCGCGCAACACGCCCCAGGACTTCGAGGCCGCCCTCTTCGACAGCCTGGGCGTGGGCCACGTCGTCGTGGGCAGCGACTTCACCTACGGCGCCCAGCGCGCCGGCACCGTCACCACGCTGCGCGAGGCCGCGAGCAGGCGGGGCGCGCAGGTGCACGTCGTGCAGCCGGTGCACGTGGACGGCGTCGTCGCGTCCTCGTCGCGGATCCGCGAGTACATCCTGGAGGGCAGGGTGGGCGCGGCCAGGCGCCTGCTCGGCCGCCCGTTCGACCTGGACGGCACCGTGGTGTCCGGCGCGGGCCGGGGGCGCACCATCGGCTTCCCCACCGCCAACGTGGACACGCAGAACGAGCTGCGGCCCGCGCCCGGCGTGTACGCCATCCGCGTGCGCCTGCTGGCGGAGGAGGGCGGCCCGTGGCGCCCCGGCGCGGCCAACATCGGCGTGAAGCCTACGTTTGGTGGCACGGAGGTCACCATCGAGGCGCACCTGCTGGACTTCTCCGGCGACCTCTACGGCAAGGAGCTGCGGGTGCAGTTCCTGGAGCGGCTGCGGCCCGAGCAGCGCTTCGGCTCCGCCGCGGAGCTGGTGGGTCAAATCAAACGCGACGTGGAGGCCGCCCGCACCGTGGTGGCCCGCGGCGACGGGTAG
- the trmB gene encoding tRNA (guanine(46)-N(7))-methyltransferase TrmB: MRPALLPDPVGLKFVPLEAPPDWDAEFGFTGPLELEIGSGAGGHALEYCRRNPAVRFVAFEWRKKYARDTQMRGEKLGLKNLRVIESDARFVVPRIFAPGSLDVIHLQFPDPWWKRSHAKRAVVQPDFAKLMLGLLKPGGRFDMRTDVQDRAVAMLEILEGAGFHNPLGAGVFHPYDPEEVPSTRERRYLASGEPVYRARLVKAAP, from the coding sequence ATGCGCCCTGCCCTGCTCCCTGATCCGGTCGGCCTCAAGTTCGTCCCCCTGGAAGCGCCCCCGGACTGGGACGCGGAGTTCGGGTTCACGGGGCCCCTGGAGCTGGAGATCGGCTCCGGCGCGGGAGGCCATGCGCTGGAGTACTGCCGCAGGAACCCCGCCGTGCGCTTCGTGGCCTTCGAGTGGCGCAAGAAGTACGCGCGCGACACGCAGATGCGCGGGGAGAAGCTGGGCCTGAAGAACCTGCGCGTCATCGAATCCGACGCGCGCTTCGTGGTGCCGCGCATCTTCGCCCCCGGGTCGCTGGACGTCATCCACCTCCAGTTCCCGGATCCGTGGTGGAAGCGCTCGCACGCCAAGCGGGCGGTCGTGCAGCCGGACTTCGCGAAGCTGATGCTGGGGCTGCTCAAGCCCGGCGGCCGCTTCGACATGCGCACCGACGTGCAGGACCGCGCGGTGGCCATGCTCGAAATCCTGGAGGGCGCGGGCTTCCACAACCCGCTGGGCGCGGGCGTGTTCCACCCGTACGACCCGGAGGAGGTGCCCTCCACCCGCGAGCGGCGCTACCTGGCGTCCGGAGAACCCGTCTACCGCGCACGTCTGGTGAAAGCCGCGCCGTAG
- a CDS encoding signal protein: protein MTTTTAPAPTTKRRWRNFLLDAPFQLKLTAYIVGVSLVLAALLGIFLVRAANSLMHETATAVDARSRAAEVSRELSGATLSNELMAHMNDPAFEKQFREQAQAIDASYEAERTAIVAQRAELERHQHLTWWVLGGCLVTFIVVVALSTIVVTHRMAGPLFRIKRMMREVAEGRLRPPQHGLREGDELQDVFEAARDMTQRLRTQQEEDARVVAEALAQARTSGATGPWVDELSALEARYRERLAR from the coding sequence ATGACGACGACCACGGCCCCGGCCCCGACGACGAAGCGCCGCTGGCGCAACTTCCTGCTCGACGCGCCCTTCCAGCTGAAGCTCACCGCGTACATCGTCGGCGTGTCGCTGGTGCTGGCGGCGCTCTTGGGCATCTTCCTGGTGCGCGCGGCGAACTCGCTGATGCACGAGACGGCGACGGCGGTGGACGCCCGCTCGCGCGCGGCGGAGGTGAGCCGCGAATTGTCCGGGGCCACGCTCTCCAACGAGCTGATGGCCCACATGAACGACCCGGCGTTCGAGAAGCAGTTCCGGGAGCAGGCGCAGGCCATCGACGCCAGCTACGAGGCGGAGCGCACGGCCATCGTCGCGCAGCGCGCGGAGCTGGAGCGCCACCAGCACCTGACGTGGTGGGTGCTGGGCGGCTGCCTGGTGACGTTCATCGTCGTGGTGGCGCTGTCGACCATCGTGGTGACGCACCGGATGGCGGGTCCGCTCTTCCGCATCAAGCGCATGATGCGCGAGGTGGCCGAAGGCCGCCTGCGTCCGCCGCAGCACGGCCTGCGCGAGGGCGACGAGCTGCAGGACGTCTTCGAGGCCGCGCGGGACATGACGCAGCGGCTGCGCACGCAGCAGGAGGAGGACGCGCGCGTGGTGGCGGAGGCCCTGGCCCAGGCGCGCACGAGCGGCGCCACGGGTCCCTGGGTGGATGAACTCAGCGCCCTGGAAGCGCGCTACCGCGAGCGGCTGGCGCGGTAG
- a CDS encoding cupredoxin domain-containing protein, whose protein sequence is MRPFFSRIIKPWLALTAAAVLAGASQQACSKESSAKEPGAPGAQEVGRRENGVHVVDLAVTEKGFEPSPVQLKKGEPVKLVVTRKTDLTCATELVMDEYKIDTKLPLNTPVDITFTPNQSGTLKYGCAMGKMIAGTFVVD, encoded by the coding sequence ATGCGCCCCTTCTTCTCCCGCATCATCAAGCCCTGGCTCGCGCTCACCGCGGCGGCGGTCCTCGCGGGCGCGTCGCAGCAGGCATGCTCCAAGGAGTCCTCCGCGAAGGAGCCGGGCGCGCCTGGTGCACAGGAGGTGGGGCGGCGGGAGAACGGCGTGCACGTGGTGGACCTGGCCGTCACGGAGAAGGGCTTCGAGCCCTCGCCGGTGCAGCTCAAGAAGGGCGAGCCGGTGAAGCTGGTGGTGACGCGCAAGACGGACCTGACGTGCGCCACCGAGCTGGTGATGGACGAGTACAAAATCGACACGAAGCTGCCCCTGAACACGCCCGTGGACATCACCTTCACGCCCAACCAGTCCGGGACGCTCAAGTACGGCTGCGCGATGGGGAAGATGATTGCCGGCACCTTCGTCGTGGACTGA
- a CDS encoding type II secretion system F family protein, whose amino-acid sequence MAAPAVQQKATASKKNTAQFLWEAKTKSGENKKGEMEASDIEAVNARLKSLGLNPTKVRKKGTFDMELSLPGSVTGKDILIFTRQFATMIDAGLPLVQCLDILASQMDNPAFKKVVFAIKGKVEQGSTFADALKEHPKVFDELYVQLCAAGEVGGILDTILNRLAAYREKNEKLKAKVKGAMTYPTIVILVAIGVTALLLLKVTPVFEKMFSDFGSKLPGPTQVVVDMSKFAQEYFLHTVIGIAVLVFSFTWSYRQPRGRKFWDKTFLKLPLFGDVLRKVAVARFTRTLGTMISSGVPILDALDVTAKTAGNRTVEEAIYYVRGKIAEGKNIAGPLLETKVFPSMVVQMIGVGEATGAMDTMLNKIADFYDDEVDTAIGALTSMIEPLLMVFLGGVVGGFLIAMYLPIFSLAGAIK is encoded by the coding sequence ATGGCAGCACCAGCGGTCCAGCAGAAGGCGACAGCGTCCAAGAAGAACACGGCCCAGTTCCTCTGGGAGGCGAAGACCAAGAGCGGGGAGAACAAGAAGGGCGAGATGGAGGCCTCGGACATCGAGGCCGTCAACGCGCGCCTGAAGTCCCTGGGCCTCAACCCGACGAAGGTGCGCAAGAAGGGCACCTTCGACATGGAGCTGTCCCTGCCCGGGAGCGTGACGGGCAAGGACATCCTCATCTTCACCCGCCAGTTCGCGACGATGATCGACGCGGGCCTGCCGCTGGTGCAGTGTCTGGACATCCTCGCCAGCCAGATGGACAACCCCGCCTTCAAGAAGGTGGTGTTCGCCATCAAGGGCAAGGTGGAGCAGGGCAGCACCTTCGCGGACGCGCTGAAGGAGCACCCGAAGGTCTTCGACGAGCTCTACGTGCAGCTGTGCGCCGCGGGCGAGGTGGGCGGTATCCTCGACACCATCCTCAACCGGCTCGCCGCCTACCGCGAGAAGAACGAGAAGCTCAAGGCCAAGGTCAAGGGCGCCATGACCTACCCCACCATCGTCATCCTGGTGGCCATCGGCGTGACGGCGCTCCTGCTGCTCAAGGTGACGCCCGTGTTCGAGAAGATGTTCTCGGACTTCGGCTCGAAGCTGCCGGGCCCCACGCAGGTCGTCGTGGACATGTCGAAGTTCGCGCAGGAGTACTTCCTCCACACCGTCATCGGCATCGCCGTGCTCGTCTTCTCCTTCACCTGGAGCTACCGCCAGCCCCGGGGCCGCAAGTTCTGGGACAAGACGTTCCTCAAGCTGCCCCTGTTCGGCGACGTGCTCCGCAAGGTCGCGGTGGCGCGCTTCACGCGCACGCTGGGCACGATGATCTCCTCCGGCGTGCCCATCCTGGACGCGCTGGACGTGACGGCCAAGACGGCCGGCAACCGCACGGTGGAGGAGGCCATCTACTACGTGCGCGGGAAGATCGCCGAGGGCAAGAACATCGCGGGGCCGCTCTTGGAGACCAAGGTGTTCCCGTCCATGGTGGTACAGATGATTGGCGTCGGTGAGGCGACGGGCGCCATGGACACCATGCTCAACAAGATCGCCGACTTCTACGACGACGAAGTGGACACGGCCATTGGCGCGCTGACGTCGATGATCGAACCGCTGCTGATGGTGTTCCTCGGCGGCGTGGTGGGTGGCTTCCTCATCGCCATGTACCTGCCCATCTTCAGCCTTGCCGGCGCGATCAAGTAG
- a CDS encoding diguanylate cyclase translates to MPEAERKRMAEGARRSGPANDLSGRTVLIVDDDPAQVKHVREGLAPHGYVFKEALDGAQALSAIRAGRPDLIVMDVEMPGLGGVEVCRIVKANAGEGGFGFIPVILMTARQAAGKVEGLELGADDYLVKPFDMLELGARVKSMLRLKALQDALLEKNRELEWANRELDRRRQELLALSRTDALTGLFNRRYFEERLSEEFMRSRRYRSPLSLVMLDIDHFKRINDTFGHPFGDEVLRAVAQTARATLREVDLLARYGGEEFIALLPEAAPQDALRACERVREAIERLELTWKAADGVSQEVKLTASLGVATVPADDLPGTEALLRAADASLYSAKGTGRNRVHQHAA, encoded by the coding sequence ATGCCGGAAGCCGAAAGGAAGCGGATGGCCGAGGGCGCACGCCGGAGCGGACCCGCGAACGACCTCTCCGGGCGCACCGTGCTCATCGTGGACGATGATCCGGCGCAGGTGAAGCACGTGCGCGAGGGCCTGGCCCCGCACGGCTACGTGTTCAAGGAAGCACTGGACGGAGCCCAGGCGCTGTCCGCCATCCGCGCCGGCAGGCCCGACCTCATCGTGATGGACGTGGAGATGCCGGGCCTGGGCGGCGTGGAGGTGTGCCGCATCGTCAAGGCGAACGCGGGCGAGGGCGGCTTCGGCTTCATCCCGGTCATCCTGATGACGGCCCGGCAGGCGGCGGGCAAGGTGGAGGGGCTGGAGCTGGGCGCGGACGACTACCTGGTGAAGCCCTTCGACATGCTGGAGCTGGGCGCGCGCGTGAAGTCCATGCTGCGGCTCAAGGCGCTGCAGGACGCACTGCTGGAGAAGAACCGCGAGCTGGAGTGGGCCAACCGGGAGCTGGACCGCCGCCGCCAGGAGCTGCTCGCCCTGAGCCGCACGGACGCGCTCACGGGGCTGTTCAACCGGCGCTACTTCGAGGAGCGGCTGAGCGAGGAGTTCATGCGCTCGCGCCGCTACCGCTCCCCCCTGTCGCTGGTGATGCTGGACATCGACCACTTCAAGCGCATCAACGACACGTTCGGCCACCCCTTCGGGGACGAGGTGCTGCGCGCGGTGGCGCAGACGGCCCGCGCGACGCTGCGGGAGGTGGACCTCCTGGCCCGCTACGGCGGCGAGGAGTTCATCGCCCTCTTGCCGGAGGCCGCCCCCCAGGACGCGCTCCGGGCGTGCGAGCGGGTGCGCGAGGCCATCGAGCGGCTGGAGCTGACGTGGAAGGCCGCGGACGGAGTGTCGCAGGAGGTGAAGCTGACCGCGTCGCTGGGCGTGGCGACGGTGCCGGCGGACGACCTGCCCGGCACGGAGGCGCTGCTGCGCGCGGCGGACGCGAGCCTCTATTCAGCCAAGGGGACGGGGCGCAATCGCGTCCACCAGCATGCGGCGTGA
- a CDS encoding helicase C-terminal domain-containing protein — MGSSELFTRHVFLDLETTGLDPRVDEVIEVGCLFFEDGREVDRFSRLYSASRPLNLTIRRLTGLSDAQLAGQPRFDAERAELRERLKGWTVVAHNAPFEKGFLPDVLGGVPVLDSCELMHYLHPELPSHSLESLMRWAKLGSQQPHRALHDCVAVHAVLVHALDGCVRDGRAEDVADLLATMDPRARAALGPTPLLDALSEEDARDLAADAEARPLLGLLSRLWEACRASPVPLSLETTGGFLRARPERKRANGGRPPPEPELDATPLPVRPEEVSQVLGPGGALERGGGFLSRPAQLEMAQAVARTLSDGGQVAVEAGTGTGKSLAYLTPAALFAARNGLKVGVAPHTKTLQDQLLEKDLPRLHQATGGAFGYALLKGQTNYLCRRRALEATRVEPGMNHSARAPRAYVRAYLRRSLDGDLDRLSHWFRERFPQMHGLVPSVRSEAATTLGERCPHHHKCFYHSAVAQAREADVLVINQSLAFAWPARYGRLDHLVLDEAHELEDVATTALTVELSDLAFLRLTERLHGRDGRRGLFAELRRALAATRRDESRVLMSEVDDALRTLLQEARMLGEQVTALCEPASAMPGEDADDAAYAPELRVTDAVRALPAWEPVREGLVAVRTALQRVHTLLAVRVLAALPELAVKQPSLERELAGATTELGELSVLAGELAGEPDAKRCYSARSEPRKGRWSVGAQPVDVSEAVAKDFAANKRALVMASATLGTGDGVPFVLKRLGLRPPILRAPSPFHLGQQALVVLVTDAPRAHEEPFIDWASGRISGLAQVMGGRVLGLFASTRRLERVSREVQARLEPHGIEVLRQSRGHGRSLAARQERDTGTVLLGTKSFWQGVDIPGRGVGCVFIDKLPLEPASRPLVAAREEPLAKAGNEYLGFLQYRLPRALLLLRQGVGRLIRSTTDRGIVVVADPGHASYRPMLLQALAGYRVVALPWAQARLLLHSELMQMGLTADTARV; from the coding sequence ATGGGCAGCTCGGAGCTCTTCACCCGGCACGTCTTCCTGGACCTCGAAACGACGGGGCTCGACCCCCGCGTGGATGAGGTCATCGAGGTGGGCTGCCTCTTCTTCGAGGACGGCCGGGAGGTGGACCGCTTCTCCCGCCTGTACTCCGCGTCGCGCCCGCTGAACCTCACCATCCGCCGGCTCACCGGCCTCTCCGACGCGCAGCTCGCCGGGCAGCCCCGCTTCGACGCGGAGCGCGCGGAGCTGCGGGAGCGGCTGAAGGGCTGGACGGTGGTGGCGCACAACGCCCCGTTCGAGAAGGGCTTCCTGCCGGACGTGCTCGGTGGCGTGCCGGTGCTCGACTCATGCGAGCTCATGCACTACCTGCACCCGGAGCTGCCCAGCCACTCGCTGGAGTCGCTGATGCGGTGGGCGAAGCTGGGCTCGCAGCAGCCGCACCGCGCGCTCCATGACTGCGTGGCGGTGCACGCGGTGCTGGTGCACGCGCTGGACGGCTGCGTGCGCGACGGGCGCGCGGAGGACGTGGCGGACCTGCTGGCCACGATGGACCCCAGGGCCCGCGCGGCGCTGGGGCCCACGCCGCTGCTGGACGCCCTCTCGGAAGAGGACGCTCGCGACCTGGCGGCGGACGCGGAGGCGCGGCCCCTGCTGGGACTGCTGTCGCGGCTGTGGGAGGCGTGCCGGGCCTCGCCGGTACCGCTGAGCCTGGAGACGACGGGTGGCTTCCTTCGCGCGCGGCCGGAGCGCAAGCGCGCGAACGGTGGAAGGCCTCCCCCGGAGCCGGAGCTGGACGCGACGCCGCTGCCGGTGCGGCCGGAGGAGGTGTCGCAGGTGCTGGGGCCCGGCGGCGCGCTGGAGCGTGGGGGCGGGTTCCTGTCCCGGCCCGCGCAGCTGGAGATGGCGCAGGCGGTGGCGCGCACGCTGTCGGACGGCGGGCAGGTGGCGGTGGAGGCCGGCACGGGCACGGGCAAGTCGCTGGCGTACCTCACGCCCGCGGCGCTGTTCGCCGCGCGCAACGGGCTGAAGGTCGGCGTGGCGCCGCACACGAAGACGCTCCAGGACCAGTTGCTGGAGAAGGACCTGCCCCGGCTGCACCAGGCCACGGGCGGCGCGTTCGGCTACGCGCTGCTCAAGGGACAGACGAACTACCTGTGCCGCCGCCGCGCTCTGGAGGCCACGCGCGTGGAGCCGGGGATGAACCATTCGGCGCGAGCGCCCCGGGCCTACGTGCGCGCGTACCTGCGCCGCAGCCTGGACGGGGACCTGGACCGGCTGAGCCACTGGTTCCGCGAGCGCTTCCCGCAGATGCACGGGCTGGTGCCGTCGGTGCGCTCCGAGGCGGCGACGACGCTGGGCGAGCGCTGCCCGCATCACCACAAGTGCTTCTACCACTCGGCGGTGGCGCAGGCGCGCGAGGCGGACGTGCTGGTCATCAACCAGTCGCTCGCGTTCGCGTGGCCCGCGCGCTACGGGCGCCTGGACCACCTGGTGCTGGACGAGGCGCACGAGCTGGAGGACGTGGCCACCACCGCGCTCACGGTGGAGCTGTCGGACCTGGCCTTCCTGCGCCTCACGGAGCGGCTGCACGGGCGCGACGGGCGACGGGGCCTCTTCGCGGAGCTGCGCCGCGCGCTCGCGGCCACGCGCCGGGATGAGTCCCGCGTGCTGATGTCCGAGGTGGACGACGCCCTGCGCACGCTGCTCCAGGAGGCGCGCATGCTGGGCGAGCAGGTGACGGCCCTGTGCGAGCCCGCGTCCGCGATGCCCGGTGAGGACGCGGACGACGCGGCCTACGCGCCGGAGCTGCGGGTGACGGACGCGGTGCGCGCCCTGCCCGCCTGGGAGCCCGTGCGCGAGGGGCTGGTGGCGGTGCGCACGGCGCTGCAGCGGGTGCACACGCTGCTGGCGGTGCGCGTGCTGGCGGCGCTGCCGGAGCTGGCGGTGAAGCAGCCCTCGCTGGAGCGGGAGCTGGCCGGGGCCACCACGGAGCTGGGCGAGCTGTCGGTGCTCGCGGGAGAGCTGGCCGGAGAGCCGGACGCGAAGCGCTGCTACTCGGCGCGGTCGGAGCCTCGCAAGGGCCGCTGGAGCGTGGGCGCGCAGCCGGTGGACGTGTCCGAGGCCGTGGCGAAGGACTTCGCCGCGAACAAGCGCGCGCTGGTGATGGCGTCCGCCACGCTGGGCACCGGGGACGGCGTGCCCTTCGTGCTGAAGCGGCTGGGGCTGAGGCCGCCCATCCTGCGTGCGCCGTCGCCCTTCCACCTGGGACAGCAGGCGCTGGTGGTGCTCGTCACCGACGCGCCGCGCGCGCACGAGGAGCCGTTCATCGACTGGGCCTCCGGGCGCATCTCCGGGCTGGCGCAGGTGATGGGCGGCCGGGTGCTGGGCCTTTTCGCCTCCACGCGGCGGCTGGAGCGCGTGTCGCGCGAGGTGCAGGCGCGGCTGGAGCCGCACGGCATTGAAGTGCTGCGCCAGTCGCGCGGGCACGGGCGCTCCTTGGCGGCGCGGCAGGAGCGCGACACGGGCACGGTGCTCCTGGGCACCAAGAGCTTCTGGCAGGGCGTGGACATCCCCGGGCGCGGCGTGGGGTGTGTCTTCATCGACAAGCTGCCGCTGGAGCCGGCGTCACGGCCGCTGGTGGCCGCGCGCGAGGAGCCGCTGGCGAAGGCGGGCAACGAGTACCTGGGCTTCCTCCAGTACCGGCTGCCGCGCGCGTTGCTGCTGTTGCGCCAGGGCGTCGGGCGGCTCATCCGCTCCACCACGGACCGGGGCATCGTCGTGGTCGCCGACCCCGGGCACGCCAGCTACCGGCCCATGTTGCTCCAGGCGCTCGCGGGCTACCGCGTCGTCGCGCTGCCGTGGGCGCAGGCGCGGCTGCTCTTGCACTCGGAGCTGATGCAGATGGGGCTCACCGCCGACACCGCGCGGGTGTGA
- the pilB gene encoding type IV-A pilus assembly ATPase PilB produces the protein MSGRLGELLVRENLISVQQLRKAQEEQQKSGARIGTALIKTGAIEESKLTDFLSKQYGVPAINLKDFDIDPDIIKLVPKEVAEKHLVIPVNRAGPSLIVAMCDPSNIFAVDDLKFLTGYNIEAVVASEISIRESIERYYAEKGPSLEDIVGDVGDDIEVAKEEQENLDEMAKAADDAPVVKLVNLILMDAIKKRASDIHIEPYEKDFRVRFRIDGVMYEVMRPPMKLRNAITSRLKIMASLDISERRLPQDGRIKIKIGGGKEMDFRVSVCPTLFGEKVVMRLLDKSNLQLDMTKLGFDATPLAWFKEAIDRPYGMVLVTGPTGSGKTTTLYSALSSLNDVGTNICTAEDPVEFNFAGINQVQMHEDIGLNFAAGLRSFLRQDPDIIMIGEIRDFETAEIGVKAALTGHLVLSTLHTNDAPGTVSRLLNMGIEPFLVTASLNLILAQRLARRLCPACKRPAEKVDEQALIDAGIPPDKMGTFTMYEKVGCRECNDRGYRGRVAIYEVMPFWDGLKELVINGASAAELKQEAIRLGMSSLRMSALKKLMDGMTTLEEVVGNTAPDRF, from the coding sequence ATGTCCGGTCGACTCGGTGAATTGCTGGTGCGCGAGAACCTCATCTCCGTCCAGCAACTCCGCAAGGCGCAGGAGGAGCAGCAGAAGAGTGGCGCGCGCATCGGCACGGCGCTCATCAAGACGGGCGCCATCGAGGAGTCGAAGCTCACCGACTTCCTGTCGAAGCAGTACGGCGTGCCGGCCATCAACCTGAAGGACTTCGACATTGATCCGGACATCATCAAGCTCGTGCCCAAGGAAGTGGCCGAGAAGCACCTGGTGATCCCGGTCAACCGCGCGGGCCCGTCGCTCATCGTGGCCATGTGCGACCCGTCCAACATCTTCGCGGTGGACGACCTGAAGTTCCTCACCGGCTACAACATCGAAGCCGTCGTCGCGTCGGAAATCTCCATCCGCGAGTCCATCGAGCGCTACTACGCGGAGAAGGGCCCCTCGCTGGAGGACATCGTCGGCGACGTGGGCGACGACATCGAGGTCGCCAAGGAGGAGCAGGAGAACCTGGATGAGATGGCCAAGGCCGCGGACGACGCGCCGGTGGTCAAGCTGGTGAACCTCATCCTCATGGACGCCATCAAGAAGCGCGCGTCCGACATCCACATCGAGCCGTACGAGAAGGACTTCCGGGTCCGCTTCCGCATCGACGGCGTGATGTACGAGGTGATGCGCCCGCCCATGAAGCTGCGCAACGCCATCACCAGCCGTCTCAAGATCATGGCGTCGCTGGACATCTCCGAACGGCGCCTGCCGCAGGACGGCCGCATCAAGATCAAGATCGGCGGCGGCAAGGAGATGGACTTCCGCGTGAGCGTGTGCCCCACGCTCTTCGGCGAGAAGGTCGTGATGCGCTTGCTCGACAAGAGCAACCTGCAGCTCGACATGACCAAGCTGGGCTTCGACGCGACGCCCCTGGCCTGGTTCAAGGAGGCCATCGACCGGCCCTACGGCATGGTGCTGGTGACGGGCCCCACGGGCTCCGGCAAGACGACGACGCTGTACTCGGCGCTCTCCAGCCTCAACGACGTGGGCACCAACATCTGCACCGCGGAGGACCCGGTGGAGTTCAACTTCGCCGGCATCAACCAGGTGCAGATGCACGAGGACATCGGCCTGAACTTCGCGGCCGGCCTGCGCTCCTTCCTCCGCCAGGACCCCGACATCATCATGATCGGTGAGATCCGCGACTTCGAGACGGCGGAGATCGGCGTGAAGGCGGCGCTCACGGGCCACCTGGTGCTCTCCACGCTGCACACCAACGACGCCCCGGGCACGGTCAGCCGTCTGCTCAACATGGGCATCGAGCCGTTCCTGGTGACGGCGTCGCTCAACCTCATCCTCGCCCAGCGTCTGGCGCGCCGGCTGTGCCCCGCGTGCAAGCGCCCCGCGGAGAAGGTGGACGAGCAGGCCCTCATCGACGCGGGCATCCCGCCGGACAAGATGGGCACCTTCACCATGTACGAGAAGGTCGGCTGCCGCGAGTGCAACGACCGCGGCTACCGCGGCCGCGTGGCCATCTACGAGGTCATGCCCTTCTGGGACGGCCTCAAGGAGCTGGTCATCAACGGCGCCTCCGCCGCGGAGCTCAAGCAGGAGGCCATCCGCCTGGGCATGAGCAGCCTGCGCATGAGCGCGCTCAAGAAGCTCATGGACGGAATGACGACGCTCGAAGAGGTCGTGGGCAACACCGCGCCGGACCGCTTCTAG
- a CDS encoding type IV pilus twitching motility protein PilT, producing MANLHQLLKAMVEKGSSDLHITTGSPPQLRVDGELVPLKTAPLTPVETKQLCYSILTDAQKHKFEEENELDLSFGVKGLSRFRANIFMQRGAVAGAFRTIPFKILTFQELGLPPVVAELVKKPRGLILVTGPTGSGKSTTLASMIDKINTERHEHIMTIEDPIEYLHPHKNCLVNQREVGADTRNFKTALKYILRQDPDIVLVGELRDLETIEAALTIAETGHICYATLHTNSAVQTINRVLDVFPPYQQPQVRAQLSFVLEGVMSQALVAKAGGPGRVLALEVMVPNPAIRNLIREDKVHQIYSSMQVGQAKYGMQTFNQALAALLARRLISQDEAFGRSSDPEELRNILATGGAPGGAQRPAGGAGAR from the coding sequence GTGGCCAACCTGCACCAGCTCCTCAAGGCGATGGTCGAGAAGGGCTCTTCCGACCTCCACATCACCACCGGCTCGCCGCCGCAGCTGCGCGTGGACGGTGAACTCGTCCCGCTCAAGACGGCGCCGCTCACGCCCGTGGAGACCAAGCAGCTCTGCTACTCCATCCTCACGGACGCCCAGAAGCACAAGTTCGAGGAGGAGAACGAGCTGGACCTGTCGTTCGGCGTGAAGGGCCTGTCACGCTTCCGCGCGAACATCTTCATGCAGCGCGGCGCCGTCGCCGGTGCGTTCCGCACCATTCCGTTCAAGATCCTGACGTTCCAGGAGCTGGGCCTGCCGCCGGTGGTGGCGGAGCTGGTGAAGAAGCCGCGCGGCCTCATCCTGGTGACGGGCCCCACGGGCTCCGGCAAGTCCACCACGCTGGCCTCGATGATCGACAAGATCAACACCGAGCGTCATGAGCACATCATGACCATCGAGGACCCCATCGAGTACCTGCACCCGCACAAGAACTGCCTGGTCAACCAGCGCGAGGTCGGTGCGGACACGCGCAACTTCAAGACGGCCCTCAAGTACATCCTCCGCCAGGACCCGGACATCGTGCTGGTGGGTGAGCTCCGCGACCTGGAGACCATCGAGGCGGCGCTCACCATCGCGGAGACGGGCCACATCTGCTACGCGACGCTGCACACCAACAGCGCGGTGCAGACCATCAACCGCGTGCTGGACGTGTTCCCGCCGTACCAGCAGCCCCAGGTGCGCGCCCAGCTGTCCTTCGTGCTGGAGGGCGTGATGAGCCAGGCGCTCGTCGCCAAGGCCGGCGGTCCGGGCCGCGTGCTGGCCCTGGAGGTCATGGTGCCCAACCCCGCCATCCGGAACCTCATCCGCGAGGACAAGGTCCACCAGATCTACTCCTCCATGCAGGTGGGCCAGGCGAAGTACGGCATGCAGACGTTCAACCAGGCGCTGGCCGCCCTCCTGGCGCGCCGGCTCATCTCCCAGGACGAGGCCTTCGGCCGTTCCTCCGACCCGGAGGAGCTGCGCAACATCCTCGCCACGGGCGGCGCGCCGGGTGGAGCCCAGCGGCCGGCCGGGGGAGCGGGTGCCCGTTAG